CGGGGGGCAGCATTATTGAACGGAGAGCCTCTTCCAGCGAAGATTGGAAACTGGTGAGCGGAAGGGACCGTTTGGAAAAAATACTGGATTCCGATGTCGCCTATGAGGATCTGGGCCTGGATTTTTTGCGCTGGTCCACAGTCAAGCCGCTGGGCTTGGACAGCATCATGACCCTGACTGCCTGGGCCTATGAATCAACCCCTCCCGGCCTCAGCAGCTATGCCAAAACACGCTACTGGATCAGTGCCGACTACCTCGCGGTACTGCGGGTCGATGCCTACAATGCGCAGAACCAGGTGATCAAGCGTGTGGAAGTCAACGGCGTGATGAAAGTCGGCCAGGCCTACACGATCAAGGAAATGATGGTTTCCTCCATGATCCCGGGGCGGGACCTTTCGCGCACACGGACCTATATCGAAATTCGCGAAGCCAAACCCGGATCAGGACTGTGAAACTGAGAATTGATTTGCACAGCCATTCGCGCTTCTCGGCGGATGGTGTGTCGGAGCCGGAGGCCATGTTTGAGGAGGCCAAACGCAAGGGTTTGGACGGCTTTGCGATCACCGACCATAACACCTGCGCCTGCGTGGATTATTTTTTACAACATGGAATGATGCGGGAGGATGGCCAGCCGGTGGATGGAATTTTGATCATCCCGGGGCAGGAAATCACCACCAGCGCCGGGCATTTGCTCGCCTTGGGCGTGCGCCTGCCGGATTTGAAAGGCATTTCTCCAGCCGAAGCCATCGAACTCATCCACCAGGGCGGAGGCATTGCGATTCCCCCACATCCCTACGACATGTTCCGCGCCGGGATCCGAGCAGCGGTGATGGATACGCTCCAGATTGACGGGGTTGAGGTTTTTAACGCGGCCACGACGTTGCGGCGTTACAACCGGCTGGCCAATGAATATGCCCTGCGACGGGGACTGCCCATGACGGCGGGCAGCGATGCCCACCACGAAGACGCCCTTGGCGTTTCCTATACGATATTGGAGCCGGACTCCTTTGATCTTGCCTCGGTTCTGGAAAGCATCCGGCATCCCGCCGGCTTGCAGCAGACCTACATCACAGCCAGGGATGCCCTTCGTAAAACATTCAACAACGTGTTCCGCCTGAAACGCCCG
This window of the Candidatus Methylacidiphilales bacterium genome carries:
- a CDS encoding outer membrane lipoprotein-sorting protein, with amino-acid sequence MALIGLPQARMVAAAPDPDKPIPLPSVLQDKMWQVGRLYDFKLDGFMRTAKFLHPIVMKTRDRQILFEFKEKPLQIRVVMTPGGSIIERRASSSEDWKLVSGRDRLEKILDSDVAYEDLGLDFLRWSTVKPLGLDSIMTLTAWAYESTPPGLSSYAKTRYWISADYLAVLRVDAYNAQNQVIKRVEVNGVMKVGQAYTIKEMMVSSMIPGRDLSRTRTYIEIREAKPGSGL
- a CDS encoding PHP domain-containing protein — its product is MKLRIDLHSHSRFSADGVSEPEAMFEEAKRKGLDGFAITDHNTCACVDYFLQHGMMREDGQPVDGILIIPGQEITTSAGHLLALGVRLPDLKGISPAEAIELIHQGGGIAIPPHPYDMFRAGIRAAVMDTLQIDGVEVFNAATTLRRYNRLANEYALRRGLPMTAGSDAHHEDALGVSYTILEPDSFDLASVLESIRHPAGLQQTYITARDALRKTFNNVFRLKRPRRAAKTQQKK